The following proteins are encoded in a genomic region of Burkholderia cepacia:
- a CDS encoding MFS transporter gives MQADLETRVARKLMWRIIPFVMLLYFVSFLDRVNVGFAAMTMNKAIGLSPTAFGFGGGLFFIGYFLFEVPSNLILHRVGARIWIARVMITWGGVSAVSAFAAGPTSFYVLRFLLGMAEAGFFPGIILYLSLWFPAKQRAVAAAWFMAAAPISTAIGSPLSGAIMQMPPMFGLADWQMLYIVEALPAVVLGFVVLKCLTDSPSKAAWLRADERDWLIAKLKAEADARHTHAGHTAGAWQALRDPRVLALALIYFGTSAGLYTLGLWAPLMVRQFGFTALQTGLLTGIPSIAAVVAMIVWARHSDRTGERTWHVVIPCVLACIGFVFAGQASTALLTVLALVVVNIGISAAKAPLWAMPSAFLSGAGAAAGIAMINSIGNLGGFVGPFAIGWLKHATGGYAAGLYVVAGTLAVSAIVTLMLSRKSAREAVVPGVRHHS, from the coding sequence ATGCAAGCGGATCTGGAAACCCGCGTCGCGCGGAAACTGATGTGGCGCATCATTCCGTTCGTGATGCTGCTTTACTTCGTCAGCTTTCTCGATCGCGTCAACGTCGGCTTCGCCGCGATGACGATGAACAAGGCGATCGGCCTGTCGCCGACCGCGTTCGGGTTCGGCGGCGGCCTGTTCTTCATCGGCTACTTTCTGTTCGAAGTGCCGTCCAACCTGATCCTCCATCGTGTCGGCGCGCGCATCTGGATCGCACGCGTGATGATCACGTGGGGGGGCGTGTCGGCCGTGTCCGCATTCGCGGCCGGGCCGACGAGCTTCTACGTGCTGCGCTTCCTGCTCGGCATGGCCGAAGCCGGCTTCTTCCCCGGCATCATCCTGTACCTGAGCCTGTGGTTCCCCGCGAAGCAGCGCGCGGTGGCCGCCGCATGGTTCATGGCGGCCGCGCCGATCTCGACCGCGATCGGTTCGCCGCTGTCGGGCGCGATCATGCAGATGCCGCCGATGTTCGGGCTCGCCGACTGGCAGATGCTGTACATCGTCGAAGCGCTGCCGGCGGTCGTGCTCGGCTTCGTGGTGCTGAAGTGCCTGACCGATTCGCCGTCGAAGGCCGCATGGCTGCGCGCCGACGAGCGCGACTGGCTGATCGCGAAGCTGAAAGCCGAAGCCGACGCGCGGCATACGCACGCCGGGCACACGGCCGGCGCGTGGCAGGCGCTGCGCGATCCGCGCGTGCTGGCGCTCGCGCTGATCTACTTCGGCACGTCGGCCGGGCTCTATACGCTCGGGCTGTGGGCGCCGCTGATGGTCAGGCAGTTCGGCTTCACCGCGTTGCAGACGGGTTTGCTGACCGGCATCCCCAGCATCGCCGCCGTCGTCGCGATGATCGTGTGGGCGCGGCATTCGGATCGCACCGGCGAGCGCACGTGGCACGTCGTGATTCCGTGCGTGCTCGCGTGCATCGGCTTCGTGTTCGCGGGGCAGGCGAGCACCGCGCTGCTGACCGTGCTCGCGCTGGTCGTCGTCAACATCGGGATCAGCGCCGCGAAGGCGCCGCTGTGGGCGATGCCGAGCGCGTTCCTGTCGGGTGCCGGCGCGGCGGCGGGCATCGCGATGATCAACTCGATCGGCAATCTCGGCGGGTTCGTCGGGCCGTTCGCGATCGGCTGGCTGAAGCACGCGACGGGCGGGTATGCGGCGGGGCTGTACGTGGTGGCCGGCACGCTCGCGGTGTCGGCGATCGTCACGCTGATGCTGAGCCGCAAGAGCGCGCGGGAAGCGGTCGTGCCGGGCGTGCGGCATCACTCGTAA
- a CDS encoding tartrate dehydrogenase, with amino-acid sequence MKTYRIATIPGDGIGKEVVPAGKQVLEALARGSDRFAFEFEDFDWGADYYRQHGAMMPADGLDALRGKDAILFGSAGDPDVPDHVTLWGLRLKICQGFDQYANVRPTRILPGIDAPLKRCGPDDLNWVIVRENSEGEYAGVGGRVHQGHPIEAATDVSILTRAGVERIMRFAFRLAQSRPRKLLTVITKSNAQRHAMVMWDEIAKQIAQEFPDVTWDKELVDAATARMVNRPASLDTIVATNLHADILSDLAAALAGSLGIAPTGNIDPERRYPSMFEPIHGSAFDIMGKGLANPVGTFWSVVMLLEHLGETDAAARVMQAIEAVTAAPSLHTRDLGGSATTAQVTAAVCERVAHAAVAA; translated from the coding sequence ATGAAGACCTACCGTATCGCAACGATTCCCGGCGACGGCATCGGCAAGGAAGTGGTGCCGGCCGGCAAGCAGGTGCTGGAAGCGCTGGCCCGCGGCAGCGACCGCTTTGCCTTCGAGTTCGAGGATTTCGACTGGGGCGCCGATTACTACCGCCAGCACGGCGCGATGATGCCGGCCGACGGTCTCGACGCGCTGCGCGGCAAGGACGCGATCCTGTTCGGCTCGGCGGGCGACCCCGACGTGCCCGACCACGTGACGCTGTGGGGGCTGCGCCTGAAGATCTGCCAGGGCTTCGACCAGTACGCGAACGTGCGCCCGACGCGCATCCTGCCGGGCATCGACGCGCCGCTGAAGCGCTGCGGGCCGGACGACCTGAACTGGGTGATCGTCCGCGAGAACTCCGAAGGCGAATACGCGGGCGTCGGCGGCCGCGTGCACCAGGGCCATCCGATCGAGGCCGCGACCGACGTGTCGATCCTCACGCGCGCCGGCGTCGAACGCATCATGCGCTTCGCGTTCCGGCTCGCGCAGTCGCGCCCCCGCAAGCTGTTGACCGTGATCACGAAGAGCAACGCGCAGCGGCATGCGATGGTGATGTGGGACGAGATCGCGAAGCAGATCGCGCAGGAATTCCCCGACGTGACGTGGGACAAGGAGCTCGTCGATGCAGCGACCGCGCGCATGGTCAACCGGCCGGCGTCGCTCGACACGATCGTCGCGACCAACCTGCACGCGGACATCCTCAGCGATCTCGCCGCCGCGCTGGCCGGCAGCCTCGGCATCGCGCCGACCGGCAACATCGATCCCGAACGCCGCTACCCGTCGATGTTCGAGCCGATCCACGGCTCCGCGTTCGACATCATGGGCAAGGGGCTCGCGAATCCGGTCGGCACGTTCTGGTCGGTCGTGATGTTGCTCGAGCATCTCGGCGAAACGGACGCCGCCGCGCGCGTGATGCAGGCGATCGAGGCCGTGACGGCCGCCCCGTCGCTGCATACGCGCGATCTCGGTGGCAGTGCGACGACCGCGCAGGTGACGGCGGCCGTGTGCGAGCGCGTCGCGCACGCGGCGGTCGCGGCCTGA